From the genome of Capsicum annuum cultivar UCD-10X-F1 chromosome 4, UCD10Xv1.1, whole genome shotgun sequence:
GTCAGATcttcagggaggcatgatctaaaatgcgaggAAGCCaaaagttagagaagtttcatagcaCTAGACTTTATAGcctgaaaatagaatacaagaaaggaaaatattattaaatgcctcgtagcctcacTCTTAAAAGTGTagcgcgctatacacccataaaagggactctattCGACACTGCTTTGTGGACACTCAATGACCCTAaacttggctctaataccaagcttgtcacaacccaaCCCCGGTCCTGACCATGATTTGTATCTCAGGCCCATCGTAAGAttaagaccacccccttagcctaacatctAGAACACAATAAAAGAATACAGCGAAAGTCaaccaaataataataaataagatagataatcaaaaatataaactCTAGGaatcaaaaccaatatccaatccatacttgtccacaaaaacctctaaaaccagaaatacaactaagtcaggacattctcccgactatgaccaaaaaaggaatccaaatgaaatactaaaaatagtaATGAAACTAGTGAAATGACTGTGCCTTACGAAagatggaagttcaccacttcacagcaaatCCACATGAGTACTCAGCCACCTAATGTTGTACAGGAGCGACAGAAAACCCTTCGGAcccatatcatgaaatgatatagcgtCCAATGACAATCAGCGAGGCGAGCACAGccatgtaactcaaggaataaggataaaataatgcaattaccaaaatacagttataaaccatatgcacctcattcatatacataaatataggaTGGcgagatagggacaagggtcatgaacgtgagagtttaaaatattaacttgaactatgtagctcgatctgtcctaaaggcacccatgggctatatgggtccagctcccctGCTGAAAGAGGGCCCTAGTGCGCGTTAGCCGTACAAATCAAGGAAAAAACGCGGAAAGGTCAAAGACATCAAGGTCATAgccctcccaaaatatatataaatagtgtGCACCAAGAACACGGTCACATGGACCCCCAATGCCAACAAACGTGATTTCCAGTTCTGACCCTCCCAAGAtctacaccttcatggtgagctacacaatttttgTAAGcgcaaattaaaataatttgcacataatccaaccattaactcatgagtcatttattaaggcatttaccccttggtatcgtcataccagtatacttgcaagctaaattaatcAAGCTAAACCAACCCACATAACCAAATTGACTTCCAAGtttcatttaaaattcaaaatcaaggcCACCATGGCaatccaaaaccatattcattcatttatcctttaatgcaatgcattgggttcaaaaataagttaaccatgcaattttccatattCAAACAAGTTTACAAGGTGAGTTGAGGTTAATacaattatcaagccaaaattttattaatttagggAAATACATGTCCCCTATTCCAATCATTTATATAATACACTAATTTAgtctcaaaaacatcaatttaaagcatgaataatcaatttagaacatgagacaattttttcctttttggtccATTCTAGGGAAAGCGCTTcctatcaagaatttttttatgcCCACGGCTCGAAGCTGAAACTTCCTTTTAAGGGAGAagcagcctcatccactgcaTCGCATTCCTGCTGTTTTAACTTGGCTTTTCATTTAGCTTTCTTGTATTACTTTCCTCTTTCGAGTTGGGGTTCTTTGAACCAGAATCCAACtttaagattaagtttcttggcACCGATCTCATTGTACTTCTAAAAATATGGactcaaattttatatttgttgtgATTTCGTGACATTTCAATTCACATATATAATCATGTTCGTATAAAAAATACTGGGCTCAGTTACTGCATCCGACTCTGCTCAGAACTATCTTTAACACCTTTGACTTCTTCACAATCTAATTGTATGTTCATTTTTGCAGGTTCATGCAAATGAATTTAAGGACCTTACAAATCCTTAAGAACAAAGTAGCTGCAGTTGTTGCTCTTTAATTCATTTCCTTTCGTTCAATGCTGTTGTATAGCTTTTAGACATTTATTTTTGTCCCCCAGGTGGTGTACTCCATCACCAACCCTGTGGTTTCATTCTTTTACACCCTTTCTTCGAGGGGGGTTAGCACAGTCATGATTCATGATTCACAAATGATGAGAAAAATTCCTAACCATTCTTTAGTTCAAATTCATTAATTAAATAGCCGTCCCACCAATCTCACTTCTTACATATTGCCCATGgtagttgtaattttgtaaacTCTACTGTATGCTTGTTTTTTCCTTCCCTAAAACATCTATAAAGATCCCGATGGACCTCTTGACGCCCTCTTATTAAGAACATTACATACCGTCAGAGGTTCTCTTCGTATTTTGATTCTGGCCGGTAGACCTTCCGCTACGTTCAATGAGCATAAACTATCAATCTCAATCAACAGAGTTACTCAAAAGGATTTATCCCCCTGAGATGAAATCGGTAAGTTTGAGTCACTAACATATGATTTTTGGCTGTTTAAACTTGTAAGCACTTTTGATGCTTGGCGAACACATAAATAAACGAAAACAATGTTTGTAAGATATTTTGACCAGCGTAGACACCCACATAATGGTTACTTGTCATATTCAGGCATGCATTGTAGTGATGTGGCGGGACTGCTTTACCCTTAACCAGGGATCCCAAGTTCGAGCCCTGATATGGAAAAAGTGTGTAGGGAGCATCACCCAGCATCACCCCTAGATTAAGCCCTGCAGTacgcgatccgaattagtcgTGCTCCAAAGCAGGCACCAGACACCGGATGGaaaccaaaaggaaaaaaaaatacttagcaAATGCTGAACCAAAACAATAGTAAACCAAGGCATACATATGCTAAGcaatcaattttcaatttcctcAGTATAAAGGAAAGATAAACTGAAAGTAATGGTGTTTGAATTTTAGCATTCCAACACAAGACTACGTTAACCCCATCCAAGAAAGGGTGTAAAAGAATGAGCCCATAGGGTTAGTGATGGAGTACACCGCCTGGGGACAAAAATAAATGTCTAAAAGCTATACAACAGCATTGAAGGAATGGAAATGAATTAGTGAGCAAAAACAGCAACTACTTTGTTCTTCTGGATTTGTGAAGTCCTTAAATCATTTACATATACCTGaaaagatggacatatccagaaTTAGATAGTTCTGATCAGAGTAGGATGCAGTAACTGAGCCCAGTATTTTTGACATGGACATGATTATATATGTCAGAACGTCACGAAAtcacaaaagatataaaatttgaGCCACTATTTTTGAAAGTGCAATGAGATCCATGCTAAGAACCTTCGTAGTTGAATTCATCACGTTCAAATCTTAAATTGGATTCTGGTTCAGAGAACTTTCCCACAAAGCTGAATGAAAAGCTAAGCAAAAATACAACCAAAAGATGTGGTGCAACCGATGAGATTGCTCCTCCCTAAACCAGAGGTCCTCGATTTTGAGTCCTATGTATGTTGAATTCTTGGTAGGGAGCCCTTCTCCCCAATGGTCCCTACGCAGAGGGAATCCGGATTAGTCGAGCACCAATACCGGTACTAGCCTCCGGATGGAAAACCTCTAATGCATGTACCGAACACTGGAGGGAAAGCTCCAATGTGGGTACTGGACATCGATGgggaaataaaaaaggaaaaaaaagctAAGCAAATATAGCTACTTTGAGTCAGATTTCCATGGCATCTATTCTGTGTTTCTAGATACAAATTGGCAATTAAATAACTTTAGTTCTCTTTACTTCCTCTATTCAATCACTATATCATTAAGATGGCAGACTATATACATGAGAGGGTTCATTAATGCAATAACAACTATGCCTCAATACCAAGCTACCGGTTTAAATCATCACTTTCCatttcacttaaaaaaaattaaaaccaacaTGGGTAACTAGGAAATGAAATGCGCTTTGATCCTTTTACTATAGTTGTTTATTGCACAACTGTAAAAATGCTAGAAATGCAACCAATCAGTAAGGAAATtaattaaaactacccattttGTGGAGAATGTGAGATCAGTGAACGTATTTGCGAACACATAAACGTAAGTTAATTGAGAACATGGTAACTGATCAGTATCTATTATAGAAATTAGAGGTTAGCACTTGGAATTAAGTAAAGCTAGATAGCAAACCGACAAAACCAGATGGAGGTAAAGAGATAATAAGATCAGCAACAACGATAATACCTCATGAGAGAATGACAAGTCCAAGGTACATTGCTCCGCAGAGAAATATAAAAGATATCATTCCCCTGCAAAACAAGTCCAAGCAGCAGAAGGATTTGTGATTCAGAAATGATGAGAAAAATTCCTCACATTCTTTAGTTCAAATTCACTTTGAAACTACTAACCAGATAACTCCCCAACCAACACCATTACAAGGACATGGACACAGTTCAGCAAACTTCTCAGCATCACTTGAGTGAACTCTTCTAGATATTAAGTCATCATATATATCTGTGTTGTCATATATATGTTAGATATATTGTGCCACCAGGAAAAAATTAGATCGTAGAGAACGGATAGTTTGTACCATAAACCGAAAACAAGCTGTTCATAACACCTGCAATTCACCAAGAAGGAATGTAAGCAACACAACAACCAAAGCTAATTGCAGAGAAGGTGGGCAACAGGATAACATCATTACCTATGAAGAGAATTACGTATCGAAGAATGCGAACTTTTGTTAGTTCTTGCAGAACCCATATTACAGCAATGAAAATGATAAATCCTGGCAAGTCCAGTCTGTGGGAATCAGTGACTAAGCACAAAAGCAAACACACATCAAGTAGTGACAGTGATCAAGATCCTGAATGTACAAACCTATGCAAAGTCCTCGCAGTGTCCACTGTTCAAGAAAGTAAACCATGTAAGAATAATcccagttttaaaaaaaaaaaaaaaaaaaacagaaaatgTTACACAAGATCTACAAAGTAAAAAATGGGAATATACACATACTATtctgttttataaaaaaaaaatttatgtaaagAGTGAATTATCTTCCGTCAATACACAAGATTGAATCCAAAGTCATGTTTTTTTAACTTAGCTCCGTACATTTTTGGCAATAAAGAGCACAATGAGAAGTGCAGCAATGAAACAACCAGCAGCAATTTTTGCGGTGAGAAGATTTGTCGATGCAAGTATGAGAACCATCCCCCAAAAAGACGAACCAAGATCTTCAGTGAAGTACaatattaattagaaaaataaaaggtaGTCAGAAGTTAAATGGACAAAGCAATCTACAACAACAAAAgcaaattaaaacacatcattaaCGGGGAACTTGAGTAAGGGACACTTCACTGTTTCGAAAACGAAATAAGCAAACACGTCAGTTAGattttggaatttgttttaagAAAGTATTACATCCAGCAGGCAAGATCAACCAATAAACACCACCGCGTGTTTGTGTAACTCCCCCTTCATTGGCGTGAACCTGCATTCCTTCCACCTGTAACCACAAAACATGTGGTTTAGAATACAAAATTAGAGATCTCAGTATTTCCTAAATAGTATGAACTTCAATTTACCAGGGAATCCAAAATCATATGCGAGAATTTAGCATGGAAGCACAACTAAAGCATTGCCCTATCATTCTCCTAGACTTATCCATATGGAATAATACGAGCTAAGTTGGATGACTTCAGCTTCACCTTTTCAAATTAATATAGTACCATCTACATCGTCCAGTCCCACAAAATTGCTCCCTCTTTCACTCTATTTTTTCCATGCTACTTCagttcttcctcttcttttactCGTTCAATTAAGACCTATcattctcttttttcctttcagtAGGTGCAAACCAGCTATCCTTTGAAGATGTCAAATCATTCTCTGAACTTAACTTCTACAGTCATAGATTGATTTGAATGTAGAAgttcttcattttattcttttaatatcTAAAGCTCCTCATGTCCTTTTTGGTTTTCCTTTTTTGAGAACCGAGAAGTCTCATGTGGTTAGCTGGTCCAACTCTAGTTGGCACACAGGTTTGGAACTTGGGCAAAATATAGGTCAGTCCCCCTGCCATTCTCCCacttaaaaatcatgttttactcCTCGGCAAGGCTTGACTCATGATGTGCACCTGCAACACACCCCACATTGTAGTTCCTTGGACCAAAACCCTCGGTCCTAAAGTTCTtcattaccttttttttttttaactttttcaccCCTTGTTTATGCAGTCTAGCTTATTCTAGGAATAAATGATATACTAGTGTCTCCAATATATTCCCTTAGTTCAAGTTTATGTgacaatttcttttctttttttatctgtTTCCAGAAAGAATTACCCAATACTAAATTCAATAAACATTTACTTTTACGATTCTGATATAATACCCATCATTCCCTTAAAAAACTGACATGGACCCActaaatataaaagtaaataatttgtGATTTCCTTATTAGCTAGAGAAGTCAACGTTTCAAAAATAAAGCTAGAACATGTCAGTCTCTTCCATGCTTGTCAAGATTTGGTTTTTCCCGTTTTTGGTTCTTTCTTACTTTTTGTTGCAGCTATACTTATTTTCTCCGACTTCAGTTAAATGCAACTCATGTAAATTCCTTAAATTGCTCCTGCTTTAATCTAAAACTACCACCAAAAAAggcattaaaaatataaagtaacgTTATTTCTTAAACAAAAGCTATAGATTAGTTTTCAAAGCTTCTTTAAAAACATGATTCTTAacaaaaagagagaataaaaaacTTACCACCTTAGTGTTCACAACTTGTTTAAATACACAAGTTTATACAAAAAAAGAGAGGCTACGCAAAAACTACTTGAAGATCAAGGCTACAACACAGATACAAACATTACAAAAATGAGCTGTAAATAGGCTTGCGTAGTAGAGCTACAACTTCATAACAAACATTAATAGGAAGATCTCCCCCTCGTCCTAGCCTATCTTTTTTATATGTGAAACTTTGTAGTTGTTCCAACCTTTATCATCAACTTAATCATGCGAGATTGCAGAGTCAGAAACATGTGACTCCTTCATTCAACTTTCATCTCATTAAAAGATCTCTCATCTTCATGTACTTACAAATAGTTAAAGGAGTCATTTAGTACCAAAGGGATTGGTTAGCTTTAAAGATTCGAggtccaaaatatcaaaaattggaTTGTTAAGAGGTTAATAGCACACAAATATCAAATACATCTTGTCGAACAGTTCCGCAAATTCCATTTCATTAACACTAAGGTGAGGTCTTGTATTGGATAAAAGTAGGAGCATTTGACAGCACAATGGTCATTTTGATCGAaccttttaaatttatataaatattattattctttGTATTTAAAGTTCTTGCAACTTGATTTTTAATTGTTCGTTTAACACAAAAgggaagatgtcattttttcctGAAAAACACCTCAATTCCATCTTTCATCAAATCTAAGACATGCAATAACTTTTATTATGAAATTCTTGCTTTTACAAaactatatgggttcatctttTATTCTTCAAGAAGatagaaattcatattttaacAACCGATTTTCATCAATATGAACAAGATTAAAAATATACGATTTGAATGGAGTATACCAGATTCAAAATTGATGGACACAATGAAAGTGTTGCCTTTTTATTTCCTCAGTCAAATTTGGTTTTATGGCATTTGATATGTGACTGAGGGCACATACCAAATGTCATAAAACTAAATTTgacaaaggaaaataaaaaaacaatactTTCATTTTATCTATCAATGTTGAGTTTGGTACATTCCGTTCAAATCGTATAACTTTAGACATTTTCAATGATGTTCATAGTAATGAActgtataaaaaattaaagactctttcttcttcttgaagAAGAAGAGTCAAACCTATATAGATCTTGCAAAAGtaataatttcaaaacaaaattatGTTTATGACTATTGTTGAGCCATCCCAGATGTGATAAACATGGAATTGAGGTGTTTCCGGCACAAATAGGAATCTCTCTTTTGTGGTCAAGGAACCAAccaaaagtaaaacttaaaattaaGCTGCAAAAACTTCAGAAATAAAATGTATTTTATACtctctgtcccaatttatgtggcacacttttcttttccatttatcccaaaaagaaaattttgatttatAGTCACACAAATATCTAAGGTTTGCTTTAgaccacaaatttcaaaagttttGCTTTCTTTCACAAACTTTGTGCCTAGTCAAGGGGCACATAAATGGGATGTAGAGAGCATGTCACTAAAGATGTTACTAAGATAGGTTTAATTAAAAGAGTTGTTCCAAAAATTGATTTGTGACCACTTTCACTATCAAATGCTCTTATTTTTATCCAACAAGATAATGCAAGATCTTAGCTTAATTTTATTGACTTAGAATTTATAATAGTTACCAATTctaaaaaatgacttggaatttactGAAACTGCTCAACAAAATGGATTTGATATTACACTAACAttctaacttgaaatattttggaCCTCGAATAATTTAGAGTTATTCATTTCCTTCAATATCAAATAGCTCATTCAACTATTAATGTGTTCGTAAGTGCAATTGAGAGATATCTTAATAAGACATATGTAGAACGACTGAAATTTGAGACTTGGCAATCTTTCATGGTTTAAAGATAAAGGTGGAAACAACTACGTAGCGTCACATATGCAAAAAGACATGCTAGAATAAGGGGGAACTCTTCCTATTCAAGTTTGTTATAATATTGACATGGTTAATGAAACTTCAGATCTAATTAAATGATGGCAAAATGGCTCGATGCACCCTTGAcctatgtccgttttgtaatgtggatattcctacttacatatttgtcatctggacccttgaacccattaaaaagtaacattttaaaccctttgaccaTTGACCAGACCTATGTGACATTAAAATGGCTAAGTAGGACAAAACGCATAcctgcgagtgggggtcaatttttaatcaattttatattaaaaaaaatttaaaaaatttaaaaaaaagtccCCCAactacaatttttttaatttaaatatattcttaaaaattaaaaaataataaatttttaaaaataaataaataaaggcccctccccctccccccgtCCAGCACccctcaccccacccccacccccgctGGCTAGCATGGCCATTGCAGCACCACCACCATTAACGACCTCCACCCCCACCGGCTGCCATGGCCATCAACAGTAGAGCCCCCCACCAGCCCCCTCAATAATAGCCATGGCCACCAACATTTAAACCCCTCAACAATAGTCATGGCCATCAACTTCCGTGTTTCCTCACTGTCCTCGCCCCCCCGCGCCCCCacaaatactttttaaattttttttaattcactttctcaatttaaattttttatttttttaggattaaCTTTATAACTTTCacaaattgttaaagatatttaaataaaaattgaaaattcattatgtttttatatgtgagtttatagttaaaactttaaattaattagagagaaattttaattatttggaataaatttgatgtataattacttaaaaatttattgtgtttgtgtattagaatttatagttgaaaatttaaattaatttaaattaaaaattaattgtgtTTATGTAttagaatttctaaaatttataaattttttatttaattaaatttattttaatatttaattttttatgtagcattttaaaaatgacatgaaatttaatgtaatattttaaaatgaTGTGGAAGCTAACGTGGCAGCTGACATAGGGcatggaatttaatgtaatacttaaaaATGACGTGAAAGCTGACGTGACAGATGATGTGGGACGGTTGTATTACACACACAGTTAGAGcggtttaaaatattgttttttaatgggttcaaggatccaaatgacaaacatgtaagtagaagtatccacattacaaaacggacatagtacaagggtccatcgagTCATTTTGCCTTACATGTCAAGGTTTTCTCTACaacttatttttgtaaaattcatTCTTGTTTTATAGCCTTGGCCATCATGTCTTTTTGTGTAACCTCTCTTTTATATAGACTTTTCTATTTAAACAAGCTAGGAATATTAAGTATGTTGGGTTTAAATACAACTCTTCGTATCTATATTTTATAGACGTAACCATCATATAATTTGTGTAACTTCTCTTTAATATTGCCTAGTGTATTTAAACAAGCTAAGAACATTAAGTCTGTAGTTTTTTCTTATAAACTCTTTGTTAAGAATCATGTATTTAAAGAAGTTAGTGGAAATTACGTCTGTTGTTTTTGTATAACTTCTCTCTTTGTAAAGACATTAAGGAAATTGTAAATATGACCATGTTGTAGGAGGAGATTGGTCTCATCAATGGAAATTGCATAAATTGTTCTTGTTCATCCAATGTTTTGGTAATTTAGTTAATTTGTACTTTAGTATGGTGTGATGGTGAAAAAGACAAATTtcttactaaaattattttgttggtatcttcaagttcttgaagacttATGACAagtttaaaatttctaaaatcatTTAGCAAGGAGATACGATTATATTTTGTCTTTTGTAATCTTGAAATGGTTGTTGCTCATGCATTTATAAGGAAAGCTTTGTACATGTTGGTACATTTAAGGTGTTTGAGGACTTACATCAAGAAATTTAAAACTTCATTAGAGTCGCTTATCTTCATCTTGAGATGCAGATGCTAAAATCATTTGATTGAATAGAAGACTGTATTGGCCTCTATAtcatctaagttgctcggactcgggtgcgGGTGTCCGATACGAATACGGATCTAGAGGTCAGATCCTTCACGGTCTTAGTTTAAAGATTCGGGAATATGGATCTAGAGATGGATACGGGTGCAGAGATGcggcaaaaaataatttaaatatctaaaaatagagttgtaaaacataaattatgagatattatgtggaAAACTAGAGGACAAATAATTGTTCAAGAAGAAAATCCTGAAAggagataaaaagaaaagcaataacataaaaatttctaTCTACAAGGcattccattttcttcaatttcatcttaacttttgttttgattacataACGTATTAAAccgattttggtcaaagtacccaaaattgGTTGACCAGATCGGGtacggatcccacacccatacCACACCCATGTCGTGTCGACACGGGTACGGcaccaaaagtgaagagtccgagtaacttaTTAT
Proteins encoded in this window:
- the LOC107868133 gene encoding uncharacterized protein LOC107868133 isoform X3, whose protein sequence is MQVHANEGGVTQTRGGVYWLILPAGYLGSSFWGMVLILASTNLLTAKIAAGCFIAALLIVLFIAKNWTLRGLCIGFIIFIAVIWVLQELTKVRILRYVILFIGVMNSLFSVYDIYDDLISRRVHSSDAEKFAELCPCPCNGVGWGVIWGMISFIFLCGAMYLGLVILS
- the LOC107868133 gene encoding uncharacterized protein LOC107868133 isoform X1, which gives rise to MNPNWELQNCCNRDQKLFLVTIGVFTVVILVLWRTFLLIPFKLITVFLHEASHAIACKLTCGQVEGMQVHANEGGVTQTRGGVYWLILPAGYLGSSFWGMVLILASTNLLTAKIAAGCFIAALLIVLFIAKNWTLRGLCIGFIIFIAVIWVLQELTKVRILRYVILFIGVMNSLFSVYDIYDDLISRRVHSSDAEKFAELCPCPCNGVGWGVIWGMISFIFLCGAMYLGLVILS
- the LOC107868133 gene encoding uncharacterized protein LOC107868133 isoform X2, yielding MFLTLQSRMIKLMIKVEGMQVHANEGGVTQTRGGVYWLILPAGYLGSSFWGMVLILASTNLLTAKIAAGCFIAALLIVLFIAKNWTLRGLCIGFIIFIAVIWVLQELTKVRILRYVILFIGVMNSLFSVYDIYDDLISRRVHSSDAEKFAELCPCPCNGVGWGVIWGMISFIFLCGAMYLGLVILS